The window CTGCTCCTGCTGCGTCAGGTGATCCCACAGTTGCTCCTTGTGGGCCATGCAATGTGCAAGGTACCCAGGCCCAGATGAAGGATGGACACAGGTAGCTGGAGGGCCCTAGCCTCTCCGAGTGCCCCACTCGGTCCGCCATCACTGGGGTGTGGTATTTGAGATGGGACTTGTACCCACCTCACTGAGAACTGTTTCCATAGGTTGGTTCCTGTACACGTTAGGCCAGAGAGCCAAGATAGGCGGCTTGCGCGAGCCCTGGTATGTGGTGGAGAAGGACGGCACCAAGGGTGACGTGTTTGTGGTGAGTGGGTTGTCTGTAGATGGGTGACGAGGTCCATGTGGCAAAGCCATAGTGTGATGAGACCACACAGGGCTGCGCGGTCGTCCTGCGAGCACATTGTGGACAATGTCCTGGCCTCTCCTGCGCCCTCCTGGGACTGGCCTAGTTGCCAAAAGGTTTGTTTAAAGTACCTAGTAGCTCTTACCATATGCTGGTCACTCTGTTATTCGTCACATTCACCGTGTAAATAGATGCTGTTGCTCTTAGTTTACGAGAGGACGAGACTCAGAGATGAGTTAGTGCAAAGGTCCTATGGAGAGGAGGTAGCTTCAGCATCTAGGATAGCCAGGCATATCAATCGCAACAGTCACCGCTGCATGGGGCAGTGAGCACAGGGCTGGGCCAAGGACATAGACTGCAGCCAGTCACTGCTGGACGGGGCAGTGGACGGCAGGGCTGGGCCAGGGACATAGACTGTAGCCAGTCACCGCTGCACGGGGCAGTGGACAGCAGGGCTGGGCCAGGGACATAGACTGCAGCCAGTCACCCCTGCACGGGGCAGTGGACAGCAGGGCTGGGCCAGTCTGTCAGCCACAGCCAGGCCCTGAGCCACTGTGCCCTTCCCCCGCCTTGAAGCTGGGCTTCACAAAGGGGACAAGTTTGATTTCCACACACACctgggacatttggcaatgtctgaggACATTTTTTATTGTCATAACATGGGGGGAAGTGGGAATAGGTGCTACTGGTGTCTAGTGGGTGGAGGGCAGGGAGCCCGTGCCCCATAACAGCTGATTGAACCCCAAATCTCAGTGGTGCCAAGGTTCAGGAGCCCTGGACCCttccctgggctctggggctggaaGACTGGTGTCAGCTTATGCTCTGTCAGAGGCTGGGGGACTTAGGCACAGGCCGGGGGACCAGCAGCCCTAGCCTGCCGGTTCTGGGACATCCCCTTCCAAGAAGAGCTGTGGGTGTAAAAACCTAGACAGTCATTCCTGTCACGTGTGAATTAAAGTGGTTTTATTGTAAAATTCAGAAGGGCACAGGATGAACACAAAGGTCACTGACATTTGTTCCTGTGTGGGTCTCCCTGCCTACTTAGTGCCCTAGGTCATGCCTCAGGGGGAGACTTGCTAGATACTAGGAAGCCTGGGGGTGTTGGAGGGTCAGGAATAGGTCCTCAGAAGCAGACCACCTCAGCCGCCATCATGTCTCCCCAGACACGAGGGTTGGGATCCCTGCAGTGGCCTCTGTGAGGCGGGGCAAGTCCAAGGCCCTGGCACTGGCCCCAGGCAGGTGGTGGTGAGGCCTAGTGAGGCTTGAACTTGGAAGagtgccaaggtcatgggttcccCTCACAGGCCCCTCCACTTGCTAAGTGTGATTGTGGCGTGTGCTTTAGATTCCCCTCTGAGGAGCAGGGATGAGAAGGCTCCTGGATCGTGAATTTCCAAATCAGACACTAGTTATCAGTGCGTGTTTGCTGTTAGGGTTGTGCAAAGCTGCTCTGCTGTGGGTTCCAGCCATCACGACATTCACATTTCACTCTGCAGGCACCCCAGACGGACCACCCggctctgtacagggacctgCTGCGGACCAACCGCGTGCACTGGATCGCGGAGGAGCCGCCCTCCGCTCTGGTCCGGGACAAGATGATGGAGTGCCACTTCCGGTTCCGCCACCAGATGGCGCTAGGTGACCGAGTGGGTGGGATTCACCCGGAGAGGCCTGATTTAGAATGGCCTCAGTTAAGGGTTAGACCTGGGGTAGCAGAGACCCCATTGCTTGGGTTATATAACACTTTCAAACCCCCTTTCCCTTGTGGGAGACAGGTCTGGGAGGCCAGGGCTTCACCTCAGCCTTCTTGTTCCGGAATGCAGGGAGGGTCCTGGGAAGTTAGTGCTGTGCTGAGGGTCCAGGTGGTAGCCCGGGGCAGACTATACAGGCCAGGCCAGTGCCCCTTCAAGGCCCTCTCTTCCACCCAGTGCCCTGCGTGCTGACCCTCAACCAAGATGGCACCGTGTGGGTGACGGCTGTGAAGGCTGTGCGGGCCCTCACCCCAGGACAGGTGAGTGGGCACCCAGCCGGCACTGTGCTCCAGAGGGAGGTGAGGACGCCCATCTGGAAGGCCATGTGTGGTCAGGCCCGGCCTGGCCCGGCCCTGGAGTGGAGACAGGCTCTAGCATGAGCTTAGCTGCCCTAGGCGGCACCTGTGCAGGTGAGCAGGCTGGTGGCCAACGGGCTTCCTGCTGGAAGGATGACGTCACACTTCCCACCAGAGCACCTGATCACAGGCCAAGGGCAGAGGGGGTGTGGGTGCTCAGGTCACAGTGCCAGTGAAGGTGGGGGGGTCAGGGGGAGCCATGGCTGGCCCTTCCTGAGCCCTGGGCCCGGGGGCAGGGACAGTTCAGGGAGAGGCAGGGCAttgtccttccccctctccccagccccagacCGGCAGCTTGAGGCCCAGGCTCCGGCTGCCCTGAGGGCACCCCTGATGCCAGGTCCCACGGGGTGACAagggcctctctcctctccagttcGCAGTGTTCTACAAAGGGGAGGAATGCCTGGGCAGTGGGAAGATCCTGCGCTTGGGGCCATCTGCCTACACACTCCAGAAGGGCAGGAGCAAGTCTAGAGTGGCTACTGAGGGCTCGGGCGGCGACGGCCCAGGCTCGGCTCCCGTTCCCTGAGCGCCCAGAAGCAGCCATGGTGGGGTGAAGCCGGGGCAGGGCAACCAGGGGCTTGGCTGCTGCTGGAACCACGGGGAGCCGGGCGGATCTGCTTCCCCTAGAAGGGGCCAGAAAGACTTGCTGACCAGCGGGTCTGCCCCAGGTGCCCCTTTTTCACATCCCAGGGAAGGTTTCCTCCCGGGAACACAGGGAGGGGGCCTGTGGAGGGGGCTGCAGGAACAGTGCTGAATAAAAGTTCTGTCCACCACACAGGTTCTGACAGCAGCTTCTATGGGTCAGCacagaagggaggggcagggaggccaggACCTCACGTGGGACTTGCCTCAGGTCAGCCAGGAAGACCACCATAAGCCTGGGGTAAGGGGTGTGTGGGGTGTTGGGCCCCATGACCCTACACTGGCTTAGTGGGACCTTGTGTTGGGGCGATAGGGCATGGTATAGGGAAGCTTTGAGACCAGACCGCTGAGTGGGCCTGTCAGCTTGGTGCCAGCCTACACACCAGAGGCTGGACAGAAGCCGCCTCACCCCAGCGGTGCCCACTTCACAGTAGGGGCCAGGGAGGGGCCGGACACTCGGCTTGGACCCAGCCCCATGAAATGGGCAAAGCGTGCAGGGAGAAGACCTGACCCATCCCATTGCCAAGAGCCCCCCGTATGGGCTAGGGCTTGTGACAGGGCAGAGCAGTCCGAAAGCTGCAGCTGATTGAGGGGCAGGGACAGTGCTCAGAGAGAAGCATCTGCTCCATGCCATTCTGAGGAAGCTGAAGGCCCTCCAGCTAAGGACACCCCCAGCCCTCCCATTCCCAGGCTCATTGTACCCGAGGCTGCCCCCAGTGGGGTCTCCCCGAGGGTGGGGAATGGACCGGAGCAGCCTGCT is drawn from Saccopteryx leptura isolate mSacLep1 chromosome 1, mSacLep1_pri_phased_curated, whole genome shotgun sequence and contains these coding sequences:
- the TRMU gene encoding mitochondrial tRNA-specific 2-thiouridylase 1 isoform X3, translating into MRKEGLPTPTSSATSTSNSAVFFITLWIILEQMQLPQVTMHGHPWRMRKFFSRSTLRGQKGFSEIDLKSEIVSQEALRRTLFPLGGLTKDFVKKIAAENRLHHVLQKKESMGICFVGKRNFEKFILQYLQPQPGKFISIEDNKVLGTHKGWFLYTLGQRAKIGGLREPWYVVEKDGTKGDVFVAPQTDHPALYRDLLRTNRVHWIAEEPPSALVRDKMMECHFRFRHQMALVPCVLTLNQDGTVWVTAVKAVRALTPGQFAVFYKGEECLGSGKILRLGPSAYTLQKGRSKSRVATEGSGGDGPGSAPVP